The following coding sequences are from one Motacilla alba alba isolate MOTALB_02 chromosome 4, Motacilla_alba_V1.0_pri, whole genome shotgun sequence window:
- the TMEM154 gene encoding transmembrane protein 154, which yields MCGCSREAAGAPLRWERCRGSMRSPGLLALLSALALAGGSAATDPGNDGSGDGSMILPTFTATHLPATDPLTVDDHEPVLVTTSTTESSFDTQSSPSTELNAVNDEDSLEAAEQSILIYVVPVALLVLLILMIVFFVMHHKRKKSKQDELGSENVKSPIFEEDTPSVMEIEMEELDKWMNSMNKNGDCECLPTVREEEKESIANPSDGES from the exons ATGTGCGGgtgcagcagggaggctgcCGGAGCGCCCCTCAGGTGGGAGCGCTGCCGGGGCAGCATGCGGAGCCCCGGGCTCCTCGCCCTGCTCTCGGCCCTGGCGCTGGCTGGAGGATCTGCCGCCACTG ACCCTGGAAATGATGGATCAGGAGATGGATCGATGATATTACCCACTTTCACAGCAACACATCTTCCTGCTACGGATCCTCTGACCGTGGATGACCATGAGCCAGTACTTGTAACTACAAGCACTACTGAAAGCAGCTTTGATACACAGAGTTCTCCAAGTACTGAACTGAATGCTGTGAACGATGAGGACAGCCTAGAAGCAGCAGAACAGTCTATCTTGATATATGTTGtccctgtggcactgctggtcCTGCTGATTTTGATGATCGTATTTTTTGTAATGcatcataaaaggaaaaagtccAAGCAAG atGAGCTGGGaagtgaaaatgtaaaaag TCCTATTTTTGAAGAAGACACACCCTCTGTTATGGAGATAGAAATGGAAGAGCTTGATAAATGGATGAACAGCATGAACAAAAATG gTGACTGTGAATGTTTACCTACTgtaagagaagaagaaaaagaatcaatCGCCAACCCAAG TGATGGTGAATCATGA